The Crocosphaera subtropica ATCC 51142 genome includes a window with the following:
- a CDS encoding L,D-transpeptidase, giving the protein MKVKLTLALLSCLVMFAYVSHGQQKQDQPFEALETDNNIVLSQQTPFPQEQGRELPHTLNSENTLEPPVPFKPSPDESLQETYPQTTQTSEREAYISSPQNNSYSQPDDNIPMSQGNYMTLTPTQTKNTVGNPIYELRLYANGQLIGTYQTVTGRANSQNRNRHQSGTEAPLPDGQYQVASAEVAGTHPEVGGRFLPIEPLFPTQRYALGIHYDPSYQKNNGEDGTEGCIALTNKPDLDQVLQYVYTYQPQYLDVKLQG; this is encoded by the coding sequence ATGAAAGTTAAACTTACTTTAGCCCTATTAAGTTGTCTGGTGATGTTTGCTTATGTTTCTCATGGGCAACAAAAACAAGATCAACCCTTTGAAGCATTAGAAACAGATAACAACATCGTTTTAAGCCAACAAACTCCTTTTCCCCAAGAACAAGGAAGAGAGTTACCTCATACTCTTAACTCAGAAAATACCTTAGAACCCCCTGTTCCTTTCAAACCTTCCCCTGATGAGAGTCTCCAAGAAACCTATCCTCAAACCACACAGACTTCAGAAAGAGAAGCTTATATTTCTTCACCACAGAACAATTCTTATTCTCAACCCGATGATAATATTCCGATGTCTCAGGGGAATTATATGACTTTAACCCCTACTCAGACTAAAAACACCGTGGGAAACCCTATTTATGAACTCAGACTGTATGCCAATGGCCAGTTAATAGGTACTTATCAAACCGTTACAGGAAGAGCCAACAGTCAAAACAGAAATCGCCACCAGTCAGGAACAGAAGCACCGTTACCCGATGGTCAATATCAAGTAGCTAGTGCTGAGGTGGCAGGAACTCATCCAGAAGTTGGGGGAAGATTTCTCCCCATTGAACCCCTCTTTCCTACGCAAAGGTATGCTTTGGGAATTCATTATGACCCCTCTTACCAAAAAAATAACGGGGAAGACGGAACAGAAGGATGTATTGCCCTAACCAATAAACCTGACCTTGACCAAGTATTACAGTATGTTTATACCTATCAACCGCAATACTTAGATGTCAAGTTACAAGGTTAA
- a CDS encoding pre-peptidase C-terminal domain-containing protein has protein sequence MTQVSLSTSTNFVGDLNALVEDLGNALTVRFDLDEPAPEGGLKVFVDSNVAQIVNRLDLPGFAFNPITENINPALFGTSFDNSGFYLTIDEGATFGTFTIDVFDNPEPDTFLPETFDGLVEAVFELRTEVAPEDLADVGALGDYTIDPNAASSTVLFADDESQLPQGTGYDEAVSGDISGDPNNPLILPLSEGTTTLSATTGGGDQEYVTTTVPEGFQLDSLVLESFSTPDDPGFIGVQSGTTFTEPLDNSADTGNFLGYLTFGSEVGTDILDNMGSASGAIGFEGPLPSGDYTFALQQLTPSGSEYTLNFNISEVEIEPPPSDLPLVSLFTGPSYLIEDEGTVSAHAFLATGGVIPEGGLVVSVDAPNLSEFDLAGVSVEGGEIVAVRDGGFDLRMTEYTTLVNLPIADDGETEVGETATFSLASGEGYEIVEDYSGGSINLVDTGSDIPQGVISEPNNTIPTATNTRISPENPTFSGTGDVYFDIGNRYLNEDGTYTYIDYSEDVDVYKVELSAGDTVTLETSDFETNLDQFARGLSLNTMVFDAEGNQLRDYDGSVWLAAPDKLFGGVSFFDENETDSYQEFTAPEDGTYYFAFGNYGSVLTFEYHQDFRRPLYDPFTPNTGGGNRANFGEYGIEINLLTEENPRKIGTPTPPVSNPNVTNPPTLSLSANPATVDSEGNFTNAVVEHLEESNEISSVTFTIEAEGEIPEGGIEFVLNSDANLFDYVSFQGQNRLPETVGGQSLGAFYNEEGIPTGIRLLIEEPTMTLNYEAANTSRQESFFEYFYGNVFEAFEPLETDGAEDVTFFLQPGEGYEIAPDAAETTITYYDSLADVPPSTGGGETVPEVGVTVSETELIETEGTETTLTFTLSEPPPPEGLTVYLDSEDNTLIGSVLSQFDIFSAEISGGDFPVANGDNSGFFFNITEQTASITVPVFNELAVDSGFDPETFQEGIIALSFALQPQPGYTIDNDASEINFTIADNPDSQIQVAFIAEPTDLIESEGTVSIHTFFLSAPPPEEGLTVSVSADSLDDFDLDNLEVEGGAIAEVRDDGFDLTITDQVATISLPILQDGTDEGSETATFTLEPGDTYEINQAVNEVTFNLGETLDEVGISQESESIGGGPNANTNNIIPDATALGLSSENASVSINGFIGTEFQDYPEDVDFFSFNLEAGQTVSLDIDTEETLPNADTGRPVVYPAFSDILQKIDTELRLFDAEGNELAANNDGAAPGEEFSRDPFLEYTATESGTYYVGVSQLGNRNYDPFVSRSGSGWTFPEVGVNFGSYELTATLTPESESPIVSLTATPDLITEEEGNPLTLNFTTTGAFPTEGIIIATSALFNPQIDFSDFDFEDPEKVSGIEYFDFARTPEGEIVDLWTLTQPDAFIKLTAFDDSVAEVDDVYTLNLLSPEDFELDGYELDPNATSASVTISDGVPNLDTPSISISAEPTNLEEGDTLTVTLNADGDIPDGGLEINVDSDVQGAIGEFNIFDENGNFLPTYEGLAGNPEVNGDASGFTAIMTENTATITLSVFDDGPNEGAEELTFRLLDGENYGVATGAGEFTLTLDDAPELPVFGSLDGETFDAGVTPGFDGTDDIVFGGSGDDFIDTVAGNGGNRLYGQSGDDTFILGHNDRAFAGAGDDSFFLLGGNNVVTGGAGSDSFWLAVAEIPEAANTITDFDLEADVLGIAGLGIGFDGLTISEENGDTLIATGDDELAKLLGVNAGSLNADHFVFA, from the coding sequence ATGACACAAGTAAGCTTATCGACTTCTACTAATTTTGTCGGCGACCTCAACGCCCTGGTTGAAGATTTAGGCAATGCCTTGACTGTCCGTTTTGACCTGGATGAACCTGCCCCTGAAGGCGGTTTAAAGGTGTTCGTCGATAGTAATGTTGCACAAATTGTCAATCGTTTAGATTTACCTGGGTTTGCCTTTAACCCCATCACCGAAAACATTAATCCCGCATTATTTGGCACAAGTTTTGATAATTCAGGGTTTTACCTGACCATTGATGAAGGCGCAACCTTTGGGACGTTTACCATTGACGTGTTTGATAATCCTGAACCTGATACCTTTTTACCCGAAACCTTTGATGGGTTAGTAGAAGCCGTATTTGAGTTGAGAACTGAAGTAGCACCAGAAGATTTAGCCGATGTGGGAGCGTTAGGGGACTATACCATTGATCCCAATGCGGCCTCTTCTACGGTATTATTTGCCGATGATGAGAGTCAACTGCCTCAAGGGACAGGGTATGACGAAGCGGTCAGTGGCGATATTTCTGGTGATCCCAATAACCCTTTAATACTGCCTCTTTCGGAAGGAACCACCACCCTATCAGCGACAACAGGAGGAGGAGATCAAGAGTATGTAACTACGACTGTTCCTGAAGGGTTCCAATTAGATAGTTTGGTACTGGAGTCTTTCTCAACCCCTGACGATCCAGGGTTTATCGGGGTACAATCTGGGACGACCTTTACAGAACCGTTGGATAATTCGGCTGATACAGGAAACTTCCTCGGTTATCTTACCTTTGGGTCTGAGGTTGGCACTGACATTTTAGATAATATGGGCAGTGCTTCTGGGGCTATTGGTTTTGAGGGGCCATTACCCAGTGGGGATTATACCTTTGCTCTACAACAACTAACGCCTTCCGGCAGTGAGTACACCCTAAACTTTAATATTTCAGAAGTTGAAATAGAACCGCCACCCTCTGATTTACCCTTGGTAAGTTTATTCACTGGCCCTAGTTACCTGATCGAAGATGAGGGAACCGTATCCGCTCATGCGTTTCTGGCGACGGGTGGGGTAATTCCTGAAGGCGGGTTAGTGGTGTCAGTCGATGCCCCTAACTTGAGTGAGTTTGACTTAGCAGGAGTCTCCGTTGAAGGAGGTGAAATTGTCGCCGTGCGTGATGGTGGTTTTGACCTGCGGATGACGGAGTACACGACGCTGGTGAACCTGCCTATTGCTGATGATGGCGAAACCGAAGTTGGAGAAACTGCGACCTTTAGCTTGGCATCTGGAGAAGGGTATGAGATTGTAGAAGACTACAGTGGTGGTAGCATTAACTTAGTCGATACAGGGTCAGATATTCCGCAAGGCGTTATCAGCGAACCCAACAACACCATTCCAACCGCAACTAATACTCGAATCAGCCCTGAGAACCCAACATTTTCTGGCACTGGAGATGTCTACTTCGATATCGGCAACAGATACCTCAACGAAGACGGCACTTACACATACATCGACTACAGCGAGGATGTTGATGTCTACAAGGTGGAATTGAGTGCAGGGGATACAGTTACCCTTGAAACCTCTGATTTCGAGACAAACCTTGATCAATTCGCCCGTGGTCTTAGTTTAAATACAATGGTCTTTGATGCCGAAGGGAATCAGCTTCGAGACTACGATGGCAGTGTTTGGCTTGCTGCCCCGGATAAGTTATTTGGCGGAGTCAGTTTTTTCGATGAAAACGAAACTGACAGCTATCAAGAATTTACCGCTCCCGAAGACGGCACTTATTACTTCGCCTTTGGCAACTATGGCTCTGTATTAACCTTTGAATATCATCAAGATTTTCGTAGACCATTATACGATCCCTTCACGCCAAATACGGGTGGCGGAAATCGAGCAAATTTCGGTGAGTATGGCATTGAGATCAATCTGTTAACAGAGGAGAATCCACGCAAGATAGGCACGCCGACTCCCCCTGTGAGCAATCCTAACGTTACCAATCCCCCTACGCTCTCTTTGAGTGCTAACCCAGCTACCGTAGACAGTGAAGGCAACTTCACCAATGCAGTTGTGGAACATTTGGAGGAGTCGAACGAAATCTCCAGCGTGACTTTTACCATTGAAGCGGAGGGCGAAATTCCTGAAGGGGGTATTGAATTTGTTCTTAATAGCGATGCCAACTTATTTGATTACGTTTCATTTCAGGGTCAGAATCGTCTTCCCGAAACAGTGGGTGGACAATCGTTAGGAGCATTTTACAACGAGGAGGGCATCCCAACGGGAATCCGATTACTGATCGAAGAACCGACGATGACACTCAACTATGAGGCGGCTAATACTTCTAGACAGGAAAGCTTCTTTGAATATTTTTACGGAAACGTATTTGAAGCATTTGAGCCTCTAGAAACTGATGGTGCTGAAGATGTTACCTTTTTCCTACAGCCAGGAGAAGGCTACGAGATTGCTCCCGATGCAGCCGAGACAACGATTACCTATTATGATTCTCTGGCAGATGTTCCCCCGTCTACTGGTGGGGGGGAGACGGTCCCAGAAGTGGGGGTGACCGTCAGTGAGACAGAACTGATTGAGACTGAAGGAACAGAAACGACGCTGACCTTTACCCTTTCGGAACCCCCCCCACCAGAGGGGTTAACGGTTTATTTGGATAGCGAAGACAACACCCTTATCGGTAGTGTCCTTAGTCAGTTTGATATCTTTAGTGCTGAAATTAGCGGGGGCGATTTTCCAGTTGCCAATGGAGATAATTCTGGCTTCTTCTTCAACATTACCGAACAGACTGCCAGTATCACGGTGCCAGTTTTTAACGAATTAGCAGTTGATTCGGGGTTTGATCCAGAAACTTTTCAAGAAGGCATTATCGCTCTCTCCTTTGCCCTACAACCGCAGCCGGGCTACACCATCGACAATGATGCCAGTGAAATTAACTTTACGATTGCCGATAATCCAGATTCACAGATTCAGGTTGCTTTTATCGCTGAACCCACAGACTTGATCGAATCAGAAGGGACGGTTAGCATTCACACCTTTTTCCTTAGTGCGCCCCCACCGGAAGAGGGTTTAACGGTTAGCGTTAGTGCAGATTCTCTTGATGATTTCGATCTAGATAACCTTGAGGTAGAAGGTGGTGCCATTGCTGAGGTAAGAGATGATGGTTTTGACCTGACGATTACCGATCAAGTTGCCACCATTAGCTTACCCATTCTCCAAGACGGCACGGATGAAGGCAGCGAAACGGCTACCTTTACCCTAGAACCAGGAGATACCTATGAAATTAACCAGGCTGTTAATGAAGTGACCTTTAACTTGGGCGAGACCTTAGATGAGGTTGGCATTTCCCAAGAGAGTGAATCTATAGGAGGCGGCCCCAACGCTAACACTAACAACATCATTCCCGATGCTACCGCACTAGGTCTTAGTTCTGAAAATGCTTCTGTTTCCATCAACGGGTTTATAGGGACAGAATTTCAAGATTATCCCGAAGATGTTGACTTCTTCTCCTTCAATTTGGAAGCAGGGCAAACTGTCAGCTTGGATATTGACACTGAAGAGACTCTGCCTAACGCAGATACCGGAAGACCAGTCGTCTATCCAGCTTTCTCAGATATCCTGCAAAAGATCGATACCGAGTTGCGCTTGTTCGATGCAGAGGGGAATGAACTGGCTGCCAACAATGATGGTGCTGCCCCTGGCGAGGAGTTCTCTCGCGATCCGTTTTTAGAATATACAGCAACAGAATCAGGCACCTACTATGTGGGGGTGAGTCAACTGGGGAACCGCAACTACGACCCCTTTGTTAGCAGAAGCGGTAGTGGTTGGACATTTCCAGAAGTGGGCGTTAACTTTGGTTCCTACGAACTTACCGCCACCCTTACTCCCGAATCTGAATCGCCCATCGTCAGCCTAACTGCCACCCCTGATCTCATTACCGAGGAAGAAGGCAACCCTCTCACCCTCAACTTCACCACAACAGGAGCATTCCCCACAGAAGGGATTATTATTGCCACCTCTGCCCTCTTTAACCCTCAAATTGACTTCAGCGACTTCGATTTTGAAGATCCTGAAAAAGTAAGCGGCATTGAATATTTCGACTTTGCTCGTACTCCAGAAGGTGAAATCGTCGATTTATGGACATTAACTCAACCTGATGCCTTTATTAAGCTTACCGCCTTTGACGATAGCGTCGCCGAAGTAGATGACGTTTATACCCTCAATCTTTTATCTCCAGAGGACTTTGAATTAGACGGCTATGAATTAGATCCCAACGCTACGTCTGCTTCAGTTACCATTAGTGATGGTGTGCCGAATTTAGACACTCCCTCCATTAGTATCAGTGCTGAACCCACTAACCTCGAAGAAGGGGATACCTTAACCGTGACCTTGAATGCAGACGGAGACATTCCCGATGGGGGATTAGAGATCAATGTGGATAGCGATGTACAGGGGGCGATCGGAGAATTTAATATCTTCGATGAAAATGGCAACTTCTTACCTACTTACGAAGGATTAGCTGGAAATCCTGAAGTAAATGGCGATGCTAGTGGCTTTACCGCCATCATGACCGAAAATACCGCCACTATCACCCTCTCTGTATTCGATGATGGACCCAATGAAGGGGCTGAAGAGTTGACTTTCCGTTTATTGGATGGGGAAAATTACGGGGTTGCGACTGGTGCAGGAGAATTTACCTTAACCCTTGATGATGCCCCTGAACTTCCTGTGTTTGGCAGTCTTGATGGGGAAACCTTTGACGCAGGGGTTACTCCTGGGTTTGATGGCACTGATGACATCGTATTCGGTGGCTCAGGAGATGACTTCATTGATACCGTTGCGGGCAATGGAGGCAACCGTCTCTATGGACAATCTGGCGATGATACGTTTATCCTCGGTCATAATGACCGTGCCTTTGCCGGTGCAGGGGATGATAGTTTCTTCCTCTTAGGGGGTAATAACGTGGTTACAGGGGGTGCAGGGTCTGACAGTTTCTGGCTTGCTGTGGCTGAGATTCCTGAAGCAGCCAACACCATCACTGACTTTGACCTAGAAGCGGATGTTTTGGGCATTGCTGGCTTGGGCATTGGCTTTGACGGTTTAACGATCAGTGAAGAAAACGGCGATACCTTAATTGCCACTGGAGACGATGAGTTGGCTAAACTGCTTGGTGTTAATGCTGGTAGTTTGAATGCTGATCACTTTGTCTTTGCTTAG
- the ribH gene encoding 6,7-dimethyl-8-ribityllumazine synthase, with the protein MTIFEGTFTQDPSTLRFAIVIGRFNDLVTDKLLAGCQDCLKRHGIDVNPHGTQVDYVWVPGSFEVPLVARQLALSGNYDAIICLGAIIRGHTPHFDYVAAEAAKGIAAVGFQTGTPVVFGILTTDTMQQALERAGIKSNLGWNYALNALEMASLMGQLRGQVTPNNSQASLPVSQMKNPMISE; encoded by the coding sequence ATGACCATTTTTGAGGGAACCTTTACCCAAGATCCGTCCACTTTGCGGTTTGCTATCGTTATCGGTCGTTTTAATGATTTAGTAACCGATAAACTATTGGCCGGGTGTCAAGACTGTTTAAAGCGTCATGGTATTGATGTTAACCCCCACGGAACCCAAGTGGACTATGTCTGGGTTCCTGGTAGTTTTGAAGTTCCTCTGGTAGCCCGTCAATTAGCCTTATCGGGCAATTATGATGCCATTATCTGTTTAGGGGCTATTATTCGTGGCCATACCCCTCATTTTGATTACGTTGCAGCAGAAGCAGCTAAAGGGATCGCAGCAGTGGGCTTTCAAACAGGAACTCCTGTGGTATTCGGTATTTTAACCACTGATACCATGCAGCAAGCGTTAGAAAGGGCTGGTATTAAGAGTAATTTAGGCTGGAATTATGCCCTAAATGCCCTAGAAATGGCCAGTTTAATGGGTCAATTACGGGGTCAAGTCACACCGAATAATTCTCAAGCCTCTTTACCAGTGTCTCAAATGAAAAACCCGATGATCTCAGAATAA
- a CDS encoding glycoside hydrolase family 3 N-terminal domain-containing protein, producing MIVVRASGYLFDHQICYPVWEASNAQLSHWLETLNLGGVILLGGSAAELLLRTQQLQQWSKTPLFIAADIEEGVGQRFSGATWFPPPMALGEIAKSDLPLARKYAYQMGEITAKESVKIGINWILSPIVDVNNNPDNPVINIRSFGDNPKVVSELAKAFIEGAKNHPALTTAKHFPGHGDTSNDSHLNLPVISHDNERLEGLELVPFQAAIDAKVDSVMTAHLLINAWDKDNPATLSKTILTNKLKQELGFNGLIVTDALIMGGVAKFADSEEIAIKAVEAGADILLMPDDPEMAINAVYNAVETGRLTTERIDESLQKIWQAKQKLFNHQKDNSSVYQLSQKEDRKTVKNIIKDSLRYSDNLPLNVNTESSKRNLIVVDDILNADFLERQMPAFTIPNLLGYKLQLVDQNTFNYVLEDNQETLLQIFLRGNPFRGSAGLNETSKNYYHKLFKKSTIKGLIIYGSPYVLDWFKTEVKLDIPWVFSYGQMAESQAIACQKLFNLSASKLTEMSQNLGDVFI from the coding sequence ATGATCGTGGTTCGTGCCTCTGGTTATTTGTTTGATCACCAAATTTGTTACCCTGTCTGGGAAGCTTCTAACGCTCAATTATCCCATTGGTTAGAAACTTTAAATCTAGGCGGGGTTATTTTATTGGGGGGAAGTGCAGCAGAATTATTATTAAGAACTCAACAGTTACAACAATGGTCAAAAACCCCTCTATTTATTGCAGCGGATATAGAAGAAGGGGTAGGACAACGGTTTAGTGGCGCAACGTGGTTTCCCCCTCCTATGGCCTTAGGAGAAATTGCTAAATCTGATCTACCATTAGCCAGAAAATATGCCTATCAAATGGGAGAAATTACAGCAAAAGAATCTGTCAAAATAGGGATTAATTGGATATTAAGTCCTATTGTTGATGTTAATAATAACCCTGATAATCCTGTTATTAATATTCGCTCTTTTGGGGATAACCCTAAAGTGGTAAGTGAATTAGCAAAAGCCTTTATTGAAGGGGCAAAAAATCACCCTGCTTTAACCACAGCTAAACATTTTCCAGGTCATGGAGATACGAGTAATGATTCTCATCTTAATTTACCAGTCATTAGTCATGATAATGAGAGATTAGAAGGTTTAGAATTAGTGCCGTTTCAAGCAGCAATTGATGCAAAGGTTGATAGTGTCATGACTGCACATTTGTTAATTAATGCCTGGGATAAAGATAATCCTGCGACTTTATCTAAGACTATTTTGACCAATAAATTAAAACAAGAATTAGGATTTAATGGTTTAATTGTTACCGATGCTTTAATTATGGGTGGCGTAGCAAAATTTGCTGATTCTGAAGAAATTGCCATCAAAGCAGTAGAAGCCGGAGCCGATATTTTATTGATGCCAGATGATCCAGAAATGGCCATTAATGCGGTTTATAATGCTGTAGAAACAGGAAGATTAACCACTGAAAGAATAGACGAATCTCTTCAGAAAATTTGGCAAGCTAAACAAAAACTATTTAATCATCAAAAGGATAATAGTTCAGTTTATCAGTTATCTCAAAAAGAAGATAGAAAAACTGTCAAAAATATTATTAAAGATTCTCTTAGATACAGTGATAATTTACCATTGAACGTTAATACAGAAAGCTCCAAACGAAATTTAATTGTAGTGGATGATATTCTAAATGCTGACTTTTTGGAACGACAAATGCCAGCCTTTACTATTCCTAACTTATTGGGATATAAGTTACAATTAGTTGATCAAAATACTTTTAATTATGTCTTAGAAGATAACCAAGAAACCTTATTACAAATCTTCCTAAGAGGTAATCCTTTTCGGGGTAGTGCAGGATTAAATGAAACTTCTAAAAATTATTACCATAAATTATTTAAAAAGTCAACAATAAAAGGTTTGATTATTTATGGAAGTCCCTATGTTTTGGACTGGTTTAAAACAGAAGTCAAGTTAGACATTCCTTGGGTGTTTTCTTACGGACAAATGGCAGAAAGTCAAGCGATCGCTTGTCAAAAATTGTTTAATCTATCAGCATCAAAATTAACCGAAATGTCTCAAAACTTAGGAGATGTCTTTATCTAA
- a CDS encoding SH3 domain-containing protein, producing MLKTFMTGLLLLGATALPMNAQQGPGCGRYDNCYPQGGEAYYGRICTNSRSGRLNVRTGPGTNYRSLTQIPNGTTVPVFDRTSGQDGTPHTWQRINYNGVQGWVRSDYICD from the coding sequence ATGTTAAAAACTTTCATGACGGGTCTTCTTCTTTTAGGTGCTACTGCTTTACCAATGAATGCCCAACAAGGTCCCGGCTGTGGTCGTTATGATAATTGTTATCCCCAAGGAGGAGAAGCCTACTATGGACGTATTTGCACCAATAGTCGAAGTGGTCGTCTTAATGTGAGAACTGGGCCTGGAACTAACTATCGCAGCTTAACACAGATTCCGAATGGAACGACAGTTCCTGTTTTTGATAGAACCAGTGGTCAAGACGGTACACCTCACACATGGCAGCGTATTAATTATAACGGTGTACAAGGTTGGGTACGCTCTGACTATATTTGCGATTAG
- the rbfA gene encoding 30S ribosome-binding factor RbfA, with the protein MANSRRVSRVSSLIKREVSQMLLFDIKDDRVGAGMVSVTDVDLSGDLQHAKIFVSIYGTEEAKVETMEGLKSSEGYVRKELAQRIRLRRAPEVRFFEDHGIERGDKMLHLLNEIRETIPPEDESYNTED; encoded by the coding sequence ATGGCTAATAGTCGCCGAGTTTCTCGTGTTTCCTCGTTAATTAAACGTGAAGTATCTCAAATGCTTCTGTTTGATATCAAAGATGACCGTGTTGGTGCCGGAATGGTAAGTGTGACCGATGTAGACCTATCTGGGGATCTACAACACGCTAAAATTTTTGTGAGCATTTACGGCACAGAAGAAGCAAAAGTAGAAACGATGGAGGGGTTAAAATCATCGGAAGGATATGTGAGAAAAGAATTAGCACAACGTATCCGTTTAAGACGCGCCCCAGAAGTTAGGTTTTTTGAGGATCATGGTATCGAAAGAGGAGATAAAATGCTCCATCTTCTAAATGAAATTAGAGAAACCATACCCCCAGAAGATGAGTCTTATAATACAGAAGATTAA
- a CDS encoding phosphoribosyltransferase: MSDLYVSWETYHQHIETLAVKIHQSQWQFDQIVCIAKGGLRVGDILSRLYDIPLGIIAAASYGGEDNRCREEIQIGQHLAMTNETLGSRILLVDDLVDSGVSLQAVTQWLSSYCSSLQELRTAVIWYKSCSQFQPDYYVEYLADNPWIHQPFERYETMNLKDLSSS, encoded by the coding sequence ATGTCCGATTTATATGTTTCTTGGGAAACTTATCACCAGCATATTGAAACCTTGGCGGTGAAAATTCATCAATCTCAATGGCAATTTGATCAAATTGTTTGTATTGCTAAAGGAGGGTTAAGGGTGGGGGATATTCTCAGTCGTCTTTACGATATTCCTTTGGGCATCATTGCTGCTGCTTCCTATGGGGGAGAAGATAATCGTTGCCGGGAAGAAATTCAAATTGGTCAACATCTAGCCATGACCAATGAAACATTAGGATCTCGTATTTTATTAGTGGATGATTTGGTGGATTCTGGGGTAAGCTTACAAGCAGTAACTCAATGGTTGTCTAGTTACTGTTCTTCTCTTCAAGAACTGCGTACTGCTGTCATTTGGTATAAAAGTTGTTCTCAGTTTCAACCTGATTATTATGTAGAATATCTAGCAGATAATCCCTGGATTCATCAACCCTTTGAACGCTATGAAACCATGAATTTAAAAGACTTATCCTCAAGCTAA
- the psbZ gene encoding photosystem II reaction center protein PsbZ: MSIIFQLVLTALVFFSFVMVVAVPVAYASPQNWDQSKPLLYVGSAIWIGLVLLVAILNFLVV; the protein is encoded by the coding sequence ATGTCTATTATCTTCCAACTTGTCTTAACTGCCCTCGTTTTCTTTTCCTTTGTTATGGTGGTTGCCGTTCCCGTCGCTTATGCTTCTCCCCAAAACTGGGACCAGTCTAAGCCTTTATTATACGTTGGGTCTGCTATTTGGATCGGCTTAGTGTTGTTAGTGGCTATCTTAAACTTCTTAGTAGTTTAA
- a CDS encoding metal-sensing transcriptional repressor — protein sequence MTQAKIEPTHNHNHGASHKHVHSEASLKQIINRLSRIEGHIRGVKTMVSESRPCPEVLIQLAAVRGAIDRVSRLILDEHLNECVARAAQEGNIEEELQELKAALDRFLP from the coding sequence TTGACTCAAGCTAAAATAGAACCAACCCATAATCACAATCATGGAGCCTCCCATAAGCACGTTCATAGTGAGGCTTCTTTGAAACAAATTATAAACCGTCTGTCTCGCATTGAGGGACATATTAGGGGAGTAAAAACAATGGTTTCAGAAAGTCGCCCTTGTCCCGAAGTTTTGATTCAATTAGCTGCAGTTAGAGGCGCAATTGATCGGGTATCTCGTCTGATTTTAGACGAACATTTGAATGAATGTGTTGCTCGTGCTGCTCAAGAAGGTAACATCGAAGAGGAATTACAAGAATTAAAGGCAGCTTTAGATCGATTTTTACCTTAG